A DNA window from Malus domestica chromosome 12, GDT2T_hap1 contains the following coding sequences:
- the LOC103449654 gene encoding lipid phosphate phosphatase delta-like isoform X2 — MESIAVWQGATLCGIVSWMIVASYLDVTRKLRSFLQPWVAHHVTAGTPLILQIQNYQHRSLDSFFSALSCVVSVPFYTAFLPLLFWDVVSAPRPCCPPVRRITATKDEEDNALEYGLPSSHALNTVCLSGFLLHYILSYSQNEDARVKIAGFALVCLLVGFIGLGRIYLGMHSPIDVISGLAIGLVILWLWLSVYKYVDSFVVSEQNVTSFWGGLSLILLFAYPTPEFPTPSFEYHTAFNGVALGIVSGVQQTYHQFHHEAVPRVFTSQLTVPGFTGRVLVGIPTILIVKFCSKALAKWILPVVANTLGIPIRSTTYIASLKGSGDGKKSDGLKQSGYVQKLFFFSGQESFDVDTGIRFLQYAGLAWSVVDLVPSLFAHLRL; from the exons atGGAGAGCATAGCAGTGTGGCAAGGGGCAACACTCTGCGGGATTGTGTCATGGATGATAGTAGCTTCATATCTCGATGTGACTCGAAAGCTTCGATCTTTCCTGCAACCATGGGTGGCCCACCATGTCACCGCCGGCACTCCTCTCATCCTCCAGATCCAG aaCTACCAGCATAGATCCTTGGATTCTTTCTTCTCTGCCTTGTCCTGTGTTGTTTCTGTGCCATTTTACActgcttttcttcctttgcttTTTTGG GATGTGGTATCAGCTCCTAGACCTTGTTGTCCACCTGTTAGAAGAATAACCGCTACGAAAGATGAGGAAGATAATGCTTTGGAATATGGATTGCCATCTTCTCACGCTCTAAACACAGTATGCTTATCCGG ATTCCTTTTGCATTACATCCTATCGTACAGTCAGAATGAAGATGCCCGTGTTAAAATTGCTGGATTCGCTCTTGTCTGCTTGCTTGTGGGTTTCATTGGTTTAG GAAGAATTTATCTCGGCATGCACAGTCCTATTGATGTCATAAGTGGGCTTGCTATTGGATTGGTGATTCTTTGGCTCTGGCTCAGTGTTTACAAATACGTTGACAGTTTTGTGGTCTCGGAACAAAATG TAACATCCTTTTGGGGCGGCCTAAGCTTGATACTGCTTTTTGCTTATCCAACTCCTGAGTTTCCGACTCCAAGTTTTGAGTACCACACAGCCTTCAATGGTGTTGCATTAGGAATT GTATCTGGGGTCCAGCAGACGTATCATCAGTTCCACCATGAAGCCGTTCCGCGTGTATTTACATCACAATTGACTGTCCCTGGGTTTACGGGAAGAGTGCTTGTGGGAATACCAACCATACTTATCGTGAAGTTCTGTAGCAAAGCTCTTGCTAAATGGATTCTTCCAGTGGTAGCCAACACCTTGGGCATCCCAATAAGATCAACCACTTACATCGCGTCACTAAAGGGATCAGGTGATGGCAAAAAATCagatggcttgaagcaatcagGTTATGTCCAAAAACTGTTCTTTTTCTCCGGGCAAGAATCATTTGACGTTGATACTGGTATAAGATTCCTTCAATATGCAGGGCTGGCATGGTCCGTCGTTGATCTTGTTCCTTCCCTTTTCGCTCATCTACGATTGTAA
- the LOC103449654 gene encoding lipid phosphate phosphatase delta-like isoform X1, with product MESIAVWQGATLCGIVSWMIVASYLDVTRKLRSFLQPWVAHHVTAGTPLILQIQNYQHRSLDSFFSALSCVVSVPFYTAFLPLLFWTGHGKLARQMTLLMAFCDYTGNCIKDVVSAPRPCCPPVRRITATKDEEDNALEYGLPSSHALNTVCLSGFLLHYILSYSQNEDARVKIAGFALVCLLVGFIGLGRIYLGMHSPIDVISGLAIGLVILWLWLSVYKYVDSFVVSEQNVTSFWGGLSLILLFAYPTPEFPTPSFEYHTAFNGVALGIVSGVQQTYHQFHHEAVPRVFTSQLTVPGFTGRVLVGIPTILIVKFCSKALAKWILPVVANTLGIPIRSTTYIASLKGSGDGKKSDGLKQSGYVQKLFFFSGQESFDVDTGIRFLQYAGLAWSVVDLVPSLFAHLRL from the exons atGGAGAGCATAGCAGTGTGGCAAGGGGCAACACTCTGCGGGATTGTGTCATGGATGATAGTAGCTTCATATCTCGATGTGACTCGAAAGCTTCGATCTTTCCTGCAACCATGGGTGGCCCACCATGTCACCGCCGGCACTCCTCTCATCCTCCAGATCCAG aaCTACCAGCATAGATCCTTGGATTCTTTCTTCTCTGCCTTGTCCTGTGTTGTTTCTGTGCCATTTTACActgcttttcttcctttgcttTTTTGG ACCGGTCATGGCAAATTGGCAAGGCAAATGACTCTGTTGATGGCTTTCTGTGATTATACGGGGAACTGCATAAAG GATGTGGTATCAGCTCCTAGACCTTGTTGTCCACCTGTTAGAAGAATAACCGCTACGAAAGATGAGGAAGATAATGCTTTGGAATATGGATTGCCATCTTCTCACGCTCTAAACACAGTATGCTTATCCGG ATTCCTTTTGCATTACATCCTATCGTACAGTCAGAATGAAGATGCCCGTGTTAAAATTGCTGGATTCGCTCTTGTCTGCTTGCTTGTGGGTTTCATTGGTTTAG GAAGAATTTATCTCGGCATGCACAGTCCTATTGATGTCATAAGTGGGCTTGCTATTGGATTGGTGATTCTTTGGCTCTGGCTCAGTGTTTACAAATACGTTGACAGTTTTGTGGTCTCGGAACAAAATG TAACATCCTTTTGGGGCGGCCTAAGCTTGATACTGCTTTTTGCTTATCCAACTCCTGAGTTTCCGACTCCAAGTTTTGAGTACCACACAGCCTTCAATGGTGTTGCATTAGGAATT GTATCTGGGGTCCAGCAGACGTATCATCAGTTCCACCATGAAGCCGTTCCGCGTGTATTTACATCACAATTGACTGTCCCTGGGTTTACGGGAAGAGTGCTTGTGGGAATACCAACCATACTTATCGTGAAGTTCTGTAGCAAAGCTCTTGCTAAATGGATTCTTCCAGTGGTAGCCAACACCTTGGGCATCCCAATAAGATCAACCACTTACATCGCGTCACTAAAGGGATCAGGTGATGGCAAAAAATCagatggcttgaagcaatcagGTTATGTCCAAAAACTGTTCTTTTTCTCCGGGCAAGAATCATTTGACGTTGATACTGGTATAAGATTCCTTCAATATGCAGGGCTGGCATGGTCCGTCGTTGATCTTGTTCCTTCCCTTTTCGCTCATCTACGATTGTAA
- the LOC103449655 gene encoding serine/threonine-protein phosphatase PP2A-4 catalytic subunit, whose protein sequence is MGVNSVSTDTSSDLNEQIEQLMQCKPLSEQQVRMLCEKAKEILMGESNVQPVKSPVTICGDIHGQFHDLAELFRIGGKCPDTNYLFMGDYVDRGYYSVETVTLLVALKVRYPQRITILRGNHESRQITQVYGFYDECLRKYGNANVWKIFTDLFDYFPLTALVESEIFCLHGGLSPSIENLDNIRNFDRVQEVPHEGPMCDLLWSDPDDRCGWGISPRGAGYTFGQDISEQFNHTNNLKLIARAHQLVMDGFNWAHEQKVVTIFSAPNYCYRCGNMASVLEVDDCRGHTFIQFEPAPRRGEPDVTRRTPDYFL, encoded by the exons ATGGGCGTGAATTCGGTATCGACGGACACGAGCAGCGATCTGAACGAGCAGATCGAGCAACTCATGCAATGCAAGCCACTCTCAGAGCAACAG GTGAGAATGTTATGCGAGAAAGCAAAGGAAATTCTAATGGGAGAAAGCAATGTTCAG CCTGTGAAAAGCCCAGTGACAATTTGTGGCGATATTCATGGACAGTTTCACGACCTTGCAGAGCTTTTTCGAATTGGAGGGAAG TGTCCTGATACCAATTACTTGTTTATGGGAGATTACGTGGACCGTGGCTATTACTCTGTTGAAACCGTGACG CTCTTAGTGGCCCTGAAAGTGCGTTATCCTCAGCGAATCACTATTCTCAGGGGAAACCATGAAAGTCGTCAG ATTACCCAGGTTTATGGATTTTATGATGAATGTCTCCGAAA GTATGGAAATGCCAATGTTTGGAAGATCTTCACCGACCTTTTTGACTACTTTCCACTGACAGCATTG GTTGAGTCAGAAATATTTTGCCTGCATGGTGGATTGTCCCCTTCAATTGAAAACCTTGATAACATAAGGAATTTTGACCGTGTTCAAGAGGTTCCACATGAAGGGCCGATGTGTGATCTGTTATGGTCTGACCCAGATGACCGATGTGGTTGGGGTATTTCACCTCGCGGTGCAGGATATACTTTTGGCCAG GATATATCTGAACAATTTAATCATACAAACAATTTAAAGTTGATTGCAAGAGCTCATCAGTTGGTTATGGATGGATTCAACTGGGCACAT GAACAAAAGGTGGTTACTATATTTAGTGCACCTAATTACTGCTATCGCTGTGGGAACATGGCCTCTGTTTTAGAAGTCGATGACTGCAGGGGCCATACCTTCATTCAG TTTGAGCCAGCTCCGAGGAGAGGAGAGCCAGATGTTACGCGTAGAACACCCGATTACTTTCTGTGA